Proteins encoded within one genomic window of Triticum aestivum cultivar Chinese Spring chromosome 2D, IWGSC CS RefSeq v2.1, whole genome shotgun sequence:
- the LOC123052798 gene encoding protein ESKIMO 1 → MELLVKVRRAVAAGAAAQQEADLRGGLLNQNQWESTVCLVSSAIPSRDQKSLAKFVGPNGSLNVFTAAEYNATVEFYWAPFLVSSNSDDPQAHSVVDRVIAWLSIAKHTRHWRAAHFLIFNTYIWWLNNFEMKVLKNPRALPDKYTLVDRPVAYKEVLKTWANWVDRGGGDERRPP, encoded by the exons ATGGAGCTGCTCGTCAAG GTTCGACGCGCGGTTGCTGCTGGAGCGGCTGCGCAACAAGAGGCTGATCTTCGTGGGGGACTCCTGAACCAGAACCAGTGGGAGTCGACGGTGTGCCTGGTGTCGTCGGCGATCCCGTCGCGCGACCAAAAGTCCCTGGCCAAGTTCGTGGGGCCCAACGGCTCTCTCAACGTGTTCACGGCAGCGGAGTACAACGCGACGGTGGAGTTCTACTGGGCGCCGTTCCTGGTCAGCTCCAACTCGGACGACCCCCAGGCGCACAGCGTGGTGGACCGCGTCATCGCCTGGCTGTCCATCGCCAAGCACACCCGGCACTGGCGCGCCGCCCACTTcctcatcttcaacacctacatctGGTGGCTCAACAACTTCGAGATGAAAGTGTT GAAGAATCCTCGGGCGTTGCCGGACAAGTACACGCTGGTGGATCGGCCGGTGGCGTACAAGGAGGTGCTCAAGACGTGGGCAAATTGGGTGGACCGCGGCGGAGGAGACGAGAGAAGGCCACCGTAG
- the LOC123049237 gene encoding uncharacterized protein, translated as MTSRGATQRLERKSWKTSASNQMASVKQEEANTTSDISGSQITHDELCRKHNKPFEYIHCPHEASSTRKFKGKKIHLKPGKYILCGEPGIDHLDEFSRHIVWGNTVKLYNHNVLRL; from the exons ATGACGTCGCGCGGAGCGACGCAGAGACTGGAACGGAAGTCATGGAAGACGTCGGCCAGCAATCAG ATGGCATCAGTTAAACAAGAGGAGGCAAACACAACCAGTGATATCAGCGGTAGCCAAATTACCCATG ACGAACTGTGTCGGAAGCACAACAAGCCATTCGAGTATATTCATTGCCCACACGAAGCAAGCTCAACCCGAAAGTTCAAAGGCAAGAAAATCCATCTAAAGCCTGGAAAGTACATTCTCTGTG GTGAGCCTGGCATCGACCACTTAGATGAGTTTAGTCGCCACATTGTGTGGGGCAACACAGTTAAGCTCTACAATCATAATGTTCTTAGACTGTGA